The following coding sequences lie in one Cupriavidus sp. WKF15 genomic window:
- a CDS encoding peptidylprolyl isomerase, whose product MNLQTFASEADGGTTGRKTVQADSFLTLHYSLSLENGTEVVSTFEDKPATLLLGQGQFAPTLEQALLGMPEGERMTYRLAPEQAFGPRNPELLQWVSLATLRENSSFEEDYSPGDLVEFNAPGGGKYAGVLKEIGDTAALFDFNHPLAGQTILFDVQLIGIL is encoded by the coding sequence ATGAATTTGCAAACATTTGCGTCGGAAGCCGACGGCGGCACAACTGGCCGCAAGACGGTCCAGGCTGACTCCTTCCTGACCCTCCACTACAGCCTCTCTCTCGAAAACGGCACCGAAGTTGTCAGCACGTTCGAGGACAAGCCCGCCACGCTGTTGCTTGGCCAGGGACAGTTTGCCCCGACCCTGGAGCAGGCGCTGCTCGGCATGCCCGAGGGCGAGCGCATGACCTACCGCCTGGCACCCGAGCAGGCGTTCGGTCCGCGCAATCCGGAACTGCTGCAGTGGGTCTCGCTTGCCACGCTGCGCGAGAACAGTTCGTTCGAGGAAGACTACAGTCCGGGCGACCTGGTGGAGTTCAACGCGCCCGGCGGCGGCAAGTACGCGGGCGTCCTCAAGGAGATCGGCGACACTGCGGCGCTGTTCGATTTCAACCATCCGCTGGCCGGGCAGACCATCCTGTTCGACGTGCAGCTGATCGGGATCCTCTGA
- the ltrA gene encoding group II intron reverse transcriptase/maturase → MEAFIREDESALSGAPLRWDAINWRQVERNVRAMQIRIAKATQEGDWRRVKALQRSLTRSFSAKASAVKRVTENQGKRTAGVDRELWDSPEVRWEAIGRLKRRGYRPLPLRRVFIPKANGKERPLGIPTMLDRAMQALHLLALEPVSEGTSDPNSYGFRINRSTADAMSQLFVNLSRGHSAQWILEADIKSCFDHISHDWLERNVPMDRVILRKWLKAGVVFQGQFQATEAGTPQGGIISPTLANVALNGLERQLVASFEKKLGVAKTRKLKVNVVRYADDFVITGTTPEILQNEVKPWVEQFLAVRGLTLSTEKTRIINIADGFDFLGWNFRKYSGTLLIKPSRKNVQTFYRKVKDVISANKTVKQSELIRLLNPMLRGWAQYHRAVVAKAAFNRLGHDMFRALWRWAKRRHPGKRADWVRKKYFSSVGQRSWVFGTTIVKDVDSEVWVELYSLASTPIQRHKKVRGDYNPFDPAQEVYGETLRQERLLDSMAHRKQWIKLYMSQRGLCALCQCKMTKDTGWHDHHIEYRVRGGSDGLRNRVLLHPSCHVQVHNHGLSVVKPVPPI, encoded by the coding sequence ATGGAAGCATTTATCCGTGAGGATGAATCTGCGCTCTCCGGCGCACCGCTACGCTGGGATGCCATCAATTGGCGCCAAGTGGAACGGAACGTCCGGGCAATGCAGATTCGAATTGCGAAGGCAACACAGGAAGGGGACTGGCGCAGGGTGAAAGCCTTGCAACGGTCTCTGACCCGCTCGTTTTCCGCCAAGGCATCGGCGGTAAAGCGAGTGACGGAGAACCAAGGTAAGCGAACGGCAGGCGTCGATCGCGAACTGTGGGACTCGCCTGAAGTCCGGTGGGAAGCCATCGGGCGGTTGAAGCGCCGAGGGTACAGGCCATTGCCATTGCGGCGGGTCTTTATTCCTAAGGCCAACGGGAAGGAACGCCCACTAGGCATTCCGACCATGTTGGATCGAGCCATGCAGGCTTTGCACCTGCTGGCGCTGGAGCCGGTGTCCGAAGGGACGAGCGATCCGAACTCTTATGGGTTCCGGATCAATCGTTCCACGGCGGATGCCATGTCACAGCTGTTCGTCAACCTGTCCAGAGGGCACTCAGCCCAATGGATACTGGAGGCGGATATCAAAAGTTGCTTTGACCATATCAGTCACGACTGGCTGGAGCGCAATGTCCCGATGGACAGAGTCATCCTCCGCAAGTGGCTGAAGGCTGGCGTGGTATTTCAGGGCCAGTTTCAGGCGACCGAAGCCGGAACACCGCAGGGAGGAATCATCTCCCCGACTCTGGCAAACGTGGCGCTGAACGGGTTGGAACGACAACTGGTTGCTTCCTTCGAGAAGAAACTGGGGGTCGCCAAAACGCGGAAGCTGAAGGTGAATGTTGTGCGCTATGCGGACGACTTCGTGATCACGGGCACTACGCCTGAGATCCTACAAAACGAGGTGAAGCCGTGGGTGGAGCAGTTCCTAGCGGTACGAGGGCTGACGCTATCAACGGAGAAAACGCGGATCATCAACATAGCCGACGGCTTTGACTTTCTTGGGTGGAACTTCCGGAAGTACTCCGGAACACTGCTCATCAAGCCGAGTAGAAAGAACGTGCAGACGTTCTACCGCAAGGTGAAGGATGTCATCAGTGCCAACAAGACGGTGAAGCAGTCAGAGCTGATTCGACTGCTGAACCCGATGCTAAGAGGTTGGGCGCAGTACCACCGCGCCGTAGTGGCGAAGGCGGCTTTCAACCGTTTGGGGCACGACATGTTTCGTGCCCTATGGCGGTGGGCCAAGCGGCGACATCCAGGCAAGAGGGCGGATTGGGTGCGGAAGAAGTACTTCAGCTCAGTCGGTCAGCGCAGCTGGGTGTTTGGCACCACAATAGTGAAAGATGTCGACAGTGAGGTATGGGTTGAGTTGTACTCGCTCGCGAGCACGCCCATCCAAAGGCACAAGAAGGTCAGAGGGGATTACAACCCTTTTGATCCGGCGCAGGAGGTGTATGGTGAAACATTGCGACAGGAACGGCTGCTTGACAGCATGGCGCACCGAAAGCAGTGGATCAAGCTGTACATGTCCCAGCGAGGCTTGTGTGCTCTGTGTCAGTGCAAGATGACCAAGGACACTGGGTGGCATGACCACCACATCGAGTACCGCGTACGCGGTGGCTCCGATGGTCTGAGGAACCGCGTGCTGCTGCATCCAAGCTGTCACGTCCAAGTGCATAACCACGGGCTTTCTGTTGTAAAGCCGGTGCCACCGATTTGA
- the radC gene encoding DNA repair protein RadC: MSITNWPACERPREKLQECGAAALSDAELLAVFLRVGATGKSAVELARDLMVRFGSLTRLFSADARAVLDMRGMGEAKFTQLQAVPELARRMLAESLQLPRGLDSPAAVRSYLRLTLAPLAHEVFLCLFLDTRNRMIATEELFRGTLNQTTVYPREVARRALAHNAASVIVAHNHPSGCCTPSQSDLQMTRLLARALELIDVRLLDHFVVAGTDVHSFAEHGQLKTIT, translated from the coding sequence ATGAGCATCACAAACTGGCCCGCTTGCGAGCGGCCTCGAGAAAAACTGCAGGAGTGCGGCGCCGCCGCCCTGTCCGATGCTGAGCTGCTGGCCGTGTTCCTGCGCGTCGGTGCAACCGGCAAGAGCGCAGTGGAGCTGGCGCGCGACCTGATGGTCCGTTTCGGCTCGCTGACACGCCTGTTTTCGGCCGATGCCCGCGCAGTCCTGGACATGCGGGGCATGGGCGAAGCCAAGTTCACTCAGCTGCAGGCGGTGCCCGAACTGGCGCGGCGCATGCTGGCCGAGTCACTGCAGCTGCCGCGCGGCCTGGATTCGCCCGCCGCGGTACGGAGCTATCTGCGCCTGACGCTGGCCCCGCTGGCACATGAGGTCTTCCTCTGCCTGTTCCTCGACACGCGCAATCGCATGATCGCAACCGAGGAACTATTCCGCGGCACGCTTAACCAGACGACCGTCTATCCGCGCGAGGTGGCACGCCGGGCGCTGGCGCACAACGCAGCCAGCGTCATCGTGGCGCACAACCACCCTTCCGGCTGCTGCACGCCGAGCCAGAGCGACCTGCAGATGACCCGACTGCTGGCGCGGGCGCTGGAGCTGATCGATGTACGGCTGCTCGATCACTTCGTCGTAGCGGGCACCGATGTCCACTCCTTCGCCGAGCACGGCCAACTGAAGACCATCACGTGA
- the rpmB gene encoding 50S ribosomal protein L28 has product MARVCQVTGKAPMVGNNVSHANNKTKRRFLPNLQNRRFFVESENRWVSLRVSNAGLRLIDKKGIDSVLADLRARGEV; this is encoded by the coding sequence ATGGCACGCGTCTGTCAAGTGACCGGGAAAGCGCCGATGGTCGGCAACAACGTTTCCCACGCAAACAACAAGACCAAGCGCCGTTTTCTGCCCAACCTGCAGAATCGTCGTTTCTTTGTTGAATCGGAAAACCGCTGGGTGAGCCTGCGCGTCTCGAACGCCGGCCTGCGCCTGATCGACAAGAAAGGCATCGACTCCGTGCTCGCCGATCTGCGCGCACGTGGCGAAGTCTAA
- the rpmG gene encoding 50S ribosomal protein L33 codes for MASKGGRDKIKLESTAGTGHFYTTTKNKRTMPEKMEIMKFDPVARKHVAYKETKIK; via the coding sequence ATGGCAAGCAAGGGCGGCCGCGACAAGATCAAGCTGGAATCGACCGCAGGTACGGGTCATTTCTACACCACCACCAAGAACAAGCGCACCATGCCGGAAAAGATGGAGATCATGAAGTTTGATCCCGTCGCCCGCAAGCACGTCGCTTACAAGGAAACCAAGATCAAGTAA
- the nadB gene encoding L-aspartate oxidase — translation MNFDVAIVGSGLAGLTVALQLADTHRVVILSKRAMTHGASDWAQGGIAAVLDSNDSHDEHTQDTLVAGAGLCDEEATRFIVEHGREAIQWLIDRGVPFTKDEQAELGYHLTREGGHSRRRIIHAADATGHAVVSTLSEQARQHPNITILEDQFAIDLITSRKLGLPGNRCYGLYVLDDSTGEVRTITATHTVLAAGGAGKVYLYTTNPDTATGDGIAMAWRAGCRVSNMEFIQFHPTCLYHPYAKSFLISEAVRGEGGLLKLPDGTRFMPEHDERAELAPRDVVARAIDFEMKKRGLDCVYLDITHQPEAFLKEHFPTIHARCLELGIDIAREPIPVVPAAHYTCGGVVTDTSGRTDIGNLYAVGETACTGLHGANRLASNSLLECMVIGRAAANDIAGQDKAGLPDLALPAWDESRVSDADEEVVVSHNWDELRRMMWNYVGIVRTSKRLERAQHRIRLLREEIAEYYANFRVTRDLLELRNLVEVASLIVDSAYSRHESRGLHFSRDYPETLPKALPTVMQPARKR, via the coding sequence ATGAACTTCGACGTCGCCATCGTAGGCAGCGGGCTGGCCGGTCTCACGGTCGCGCTGCAACTGGCCGACACCCACCGGGTTGTCATTCTCAGCAAGCGCGCCATGACACATGGCGCAAGCGATTGGGCCCAGGGCGGCATAGCCGCGGTGCTCGACTCAAACGACAGCCACGACGAGCACACGCAGGACACGCTCGTCGCCGGTGCAGGTCTCTGCGATGAAGAGGCAACGCGTTTTATCGTGGAGCATGGACGGGAAGCCATCCAGTGGCTGATTGATCGCGGCGTGCCGTTCACCAAGGACGAGCAGGCAGAACTCGGCTATCACCTGACGCGCGAAGGCGGGCACAGCCGGCGCCGTATCATCCACGCCGCCGACGCGACCGGCCATGCCGTGGTCAGCACGCTGTCGGAGCAGGCCCGCCAGCACCCGAACATCACGATCCTGGAAGACCAGTTCGCGATCGACCTGATCACGTCGCGTAAGCTCGGATTGCCCGGCAACCGCTGCTACGGCCTGTACGTGCTCGACGACAGCACCGGAGAGGTGCGCACCATTACCGCAACGCACACGGTGCTGGCCGCAGGCGGTGCCGGCAAGGTCTACCTGTACACCACCAACCCGGACACGGCCACCGGCGATGGCATTGCCATGGCATGGCGTGCGGGCTGCAGGGTGTCGAACATGGAGTTCATCCAGTTCCATCCGACCTGCCTGTACCACCCCTATGCCAAGTCCTTCCTGATCTCGGAAGCCGTGCGTGGCGAAGGCGGGCTGCTGAAGCTGCCGGACGGCACCCGCTTTATGCCGGAACACGACGAACGCGCCGAACTGGCACCGCGCGACGTGGTGGCGCGCGCGATCGACTTCGAGATGAAAAAGCGCGGGCTGGATTGCGTCTACCTCGACATCACGCACCAGCCTGAGGCCTTCCTCAAGGAACATTTCCCCACTATCCACGCGCGCTGCCTGGAGTTGGGCATCGACATCGCACGCGAGCCGATCCCGGTGGTGCCGGCCGCCCACTACACGTGCGGCGGCGTAGTGACCGATACTTCGGGCCGCACCGATATCGGCAATCTCTACGCCGTGGGCGAAACCGCCTGCACGGGCCTGCATGGCGCCAACCGGCTGGCATCGAACTCCCTGCTCGAGTGCATGGTGATCGGCCGCGCCGCCGCCAACGACATTGCAGGCCAGGACAAGGCCGGATTGCCGGACCTTGCACTGCCGGCCTGGGATGAGAGCCGCGTCTCCGACGCCGACGAGGAAGTCGTGGTCTCCCACAACTGGGACGAGCTGCGCCGCATGATGTGGAACTACGTCGGCATCGTGCGCACCAGCAAGCGGCTGGAGCGTGCGCAGCACCGCATCCGCCTGCTGCGCGAGGAGATCGCCGAGTACTATGCGAACTTCCGCGTCACGCGCGACCTGCTCGAACTGCGCAATCTGGTCGAGGTCGCCTCGCTGATCGTGGACAGCGCATATTCGCGCCACGAAAGCCGCGGGCTGCATTTCAGCCGCGACTATCCGGAAACCCTGCCGAAGGCCCTGCCCACCGTCATGCAGCCGGCGCGCAAGCGCTGA
- the ltrA gene encoding group II intron reverse transcriptase/maturase, which yields MSMQQALRQKPARAGRARETDGEAGRELARDEAGGPRREPEDTGSALLAAALTRENLKQAFRRVRRNKGAAGVDGLDIDQTARHLVSAWPEIRQQLLKGTYRPSPVRRVTIPKPDGGERELGIATVTDRLIQQALLQVLQPILDPTFSEHSYGFRPGRRAHDAVLAAQSYVQSGRRIVVDVDLEKFFDRVNHDILIDRLQKRIEDPGVIRLVRAYLNSGLMDGGVVLQRYEGTPQGGPLSPLLANVLLDEVDKELECRGHCFVRYADDANVYVRSRRAGERVMALLRRLYGKLRLKVNEAKSAVASAFGRKFLGYSFWVAAGVVKRKVAVKPLLTFKQRIRELTGRSGGRSLRAVVERLQPYVRGWKAYFRLAQTPHVWRKLDEWMRHRLRAIQLKHWRYGTTIYRELRALGAAHATAQRVAANSRCWWRNSDGELNRVLNIAFFDLLGMPRLA from the coding sequence GTGTCGATGCAACAGGCATTGCGTCAGAAGCCCGCGCGAGCGGGGCGAGCGAGGGAAACGGACGGTGAAGCCGGCCGGGAACTCGCTCGTGACGAAGCCGGCGGCCCGCGACGCGAACCGGAGGACACAGGGTCGGCGCTGCTGGCAGCGGCGCTGACGCGAGAGAACCTGAAGCAGGCGTTCAGGCGGGTCCGACGCAACAAGGGTGCCGCTGGCGTAGACGGTCTGGATATTGATCAGACCGCTCGCCATCTGGTGTCGGCGTGGCCGGAGATTCGCCAGCAACTGCTCAAGGGGACGTACCGGCCCAGTCCGGTACGGCGGGTAACGATTCCGAAGCCGGACGGAGGCGAGCGTGAGCTTGGTATCGCGACGGTGACGGATCGGTTGATCCAGCAGGCGCTGTTGCAGGTATTGCAGCCGATTCTGGACCCTACCTTCAGCGAGCATAGCTATGGCTTCCGTCCCGGCAGGCGTGCGCACGACGCGGTGCTAGCCGCACAGTCGTACGTGCAATCGGGTCGGCGAATAGTGGTGGACGTGGACTTGGAAAAATTTTTTGACCGAGTCAACCACGACATCCTGATTGATCGCCTACAGAAGCGCATCGAGGACCCCGGAGTCATCCGGCTGGTCCGGGCGTATCTGAACAGCGGGCTGATGGATGGCGGGGTGGTGCTGCAACGGTACGAGGGCACGCCGCAGGGCGGTCCCCTGTCGCCGTTGCTGGCCAACGTGCTGCTCGATGAGGTGGACAAGGAGTTGGAGTGCCGAGGCCATTGCTTCGTGCGCTACGCCGACGATGCGAACGTGTACGTTCGCAGTCGGAGGGCGGGCGAGCGGGTGATGGCGCTGTTGCGGCGGCTGTACGGCAAGTTGCGCCTGAAGGTCAACGAGGCAAAGAGCGCGGTGGCGAGCGCGTTTGGCCGCAAATTCCTCGGCTACAGCTTCTGGGTAGCCGCAGGAGTGGTCAAGCGCAAGGTGGCCGTTAAGCCGCTGCTGACGTTCAAACAACGCATCCGCGAACTGACCGGTCGCTCAGGCGGCCGGAGTCTACGTGCGGTCGTGGAGCGGCTGCAGCCATATGTACGGGGTTGGAAGGCCTACTTCCGGCTGGCGCAAACACCTCATGTCTGGCGAAAGCTGGACGAATGGATGCGTCATCGGTTGCGCGCGATCCAACTCAAGCATTGGCGCTACGGCACTACGATCTACCGGGAATTGCGGGCGCTGGGGGCTGCGCATGCGACAGCCCAGCGGGTGGCGGCCAACAGCCGCTGCTGGTGGCGCAACAGCGATGGCGAGCTAAACCGCGTGCTGAATATCGCCTTCTTCGACCTACTGGGGATGCCTCGCCTTGCTTAA
- the nadC gene encoding carboxylating nicotinate-nucleotide diphosphorylase gives MSVNPVFDSYGPALKAALEANVGAAIAEDVGSGDLTGLLVPADKQAKARVIVREQAILCGQPWFAGCMKAVDERLQVTWKQEEGARMAPDSVVCEITGPARALLTAERPALNFLQLLSGVATATRRYADLIAGTRARVLDTRKTLPGLRLAQKYAVRVGGGENQRLALYDGILIKENHIAAAGSITAAMQAALALGADAAVQVEVESLAELEEALAAGATSILIDNFTVPMMHDAVRINAGRALLEVSGGVNAETIRTFAETGVDRISVGALTKDVRATDYSLRIVG, from the coding sequence ATGAGCGTGAATCCCGTTTTCGATAGCTATGGTCCGGCGCTGAAGGCGGCGCTGGAAGCCAACGTCGGCGCGGCGATCGCCGAGGACGTTGGCAGTGGTGACCTGACCGGCCTGCTGGTGCCGGCGGACAAGCAGGCCAAGGCGCGGGTGATCGTACGCGAGCAGGCGATCTTGTGTGGCCAGCCATGGTTTGCCGGCTGCATGAAAGCCGTCGACGAGCGGCTGCAAGTGACATGGAAGCAGGAAGAGGGCGCCCGCATGGCGCCCGATTCCGTCGTCTGCGAAATTACCGGGCCAGCGCGCGCGCTGCTGACCGCCGAGCGGCCGGCGCTGAATTTCCTGCAGTTGCTGTCCGGCGTGGCGACGGCCACGCGGCGCTATGCCGACCTGATCGCCGGCACACGCGCACGCGTGCTGGATACCCGCAAGACATTGCCCGGCCTGCGGCTGGCGCAGAAGTATGCGGTCCGGGTCGGCGGCGGCGAGAACCAGCGGCTGGCGCTCTATGATGGCATCCTGATCAAGGAAAACCATATCGCGGCGGCGGGCAGCATTACGGCCGCGATGCAGGCCGCGCTGGCGCTTGGCGCGGATGCGGCGGTCCAGGTCGAGGTGGAGTCGCTCGCCGAACTGGAAGAGGCGCTGGCTGCCGGCGCCACGTCGATCCTGATCGACAACTTCACGGTGCCGATGATGCACGATGCCGTGCGTATCAATGCCGGCCGCGCGCTGCTGGAGGTCTCGGGTGGCGTCAATGCGGAAACCATCCGCACGTTTGCCGAGACCGGTGTCGACCGCATCTCGGTGGGGGCACTGACCAAGGATGTGCGCGCCACTGATTATTCGCTGCGCATCGTCGGCTGA
- the nadA gene encoding quinolinate synthase NadA encodes MTSQSIKTVEFEKPNLADAENAAGSCVAHAWAKVPPMLSPDERQALKARIRRLLKERNAVLVAHYYVDADLQDLAEETGGCVSDSLEMARFGRDHSARTLVVAGVRFMGETAKILSPEKTILMPDLDATCSLDLGCPADEFAAFCDAHPDRTVVVYANTSAAVKARADWMVTSSIGLKIVEHLHARGEKILWAPDKHLGGYIQKQTGADMLLWQGSCLVHDEFKGVELDLLRREFPKAKILVHPESPANVVAQADVVGSTSQMIAAAQELDATEFIVATDNGILHKMRMAAPGKHFIEAPTAGNSATCKSCAHCPWMAMNALSNLAEVLETGRNEIHVDPATGRQAVVCINRMLDFAAQQKANVRPAADLAKEQALFQGIGPA; translated from the coding sequence ATGACCTCACAATCGATCAAGACCGTCGAGTTCGAAAAGCCGAACCTGGCGGATGCCGAAAACGCCGCCGGCAGCTGCGTGGCCCATGCCTGGGCCAAGGTGCCGCCCATGCTTTCCCCTGACGAGCGGCAGGCCCTCAAGGCGCGCATCAGGCGGTTGCTCAAGGAGCGTAACGCCGTGCTGGTCGCGCACTATTACGTGGACGCCGACCTGCAGGACCTGGCCGAGGAAACCGGCGGATGTGTCTCGGACTCGCTGGAAATGGCCCGTTTCGGCCGTGACCATTCGGCCCGGACCCTGGTGGTGGCCGGCGTGCGCTTCATGGGCGAAACCGCCAAGATCCTGAGCCCGGAAAAGACCATCCTGATGCCGGACCTGGACGCGACCTGCTCGCTGGATCTCGGTTGCCCGGCCGACGAGTTCGCCGCCTTCTGCGACGCGCATCCGGACCGTACCGTGGTCGTGTACGCCAATACCAGCGCAGCGGTGAAGGCCCGCGCCGACTGGATGGTGACCTCCAGCATTGGCCTGAAGATCGTCGAGCACCTGCATGCGCGCGGCGAGAAGATCCTGTGGGCACCGGACAAGCACCTCGGCGGCTATATCCAGAAACAGACCGGCGCCGACATGCTGCTGTGGCAGGGCTCCTGCCTCGTGCACGACGAGTTCAAGGGCGTCGAACTGGACCTGCTGCGCCGCGAGTTTCCCAAGGCCAAGATCCTGGTGCATCCGGAATCGCCGGCCAACGTGGTGGCGCAGGCGGACGTGGTCGGTTCCACGTCCCAGATGATCGCGGCCGCGCAGGAACTGGACGCGACCGAATTCATCGTGGCGACGGACAACGGCATCCTGCACAAGATGCGGATGGCGGCGCCGGGCAAGCACTTCATTGAAGCGCCGACCGCGGGCAACAGCGCCACCTGCAAGAGCTGCGCTCACTGCCCGTGGATGGCGATGAACGCGCTGTCGAACCTGGCCGAGGTGCTCGAGACCGGCCGCAATGAGATCCACGTGGATCCGGCCACGGGCCGCCAGGCGGTGGTCTGCATCAACCGCATGCTGGATTTCGCTGCGCAGCAAAAGGCCAATGTCCGCCCCGCGGCCGACCTGGCGAAGGAACAGGCCTTGTTCCAGGGAATCGGTCCGGCATGA
- a CDS encoding acyl-CoA desaturase — MFDTILDWAANGLANWSWWEIVIYTLVMTHITISGVTIFLHRCMAHRSLDLHPIAQHFFRFWLWLTTGMVTREWTAIHRKHHAKCETEDDPHSPQTRGIRKVLLEGAELYRAEAKNKETIAKFGHGCPNDWVERNVYSRFGWQGVGLMLIIDLALFGVIGMTVWAVQMLWIPIHAAGIINGLGHWWGYRNYDCEDASTNVSPWGLIIGGEELHNNHHTYPTSAKFSVKWYEFDVGWGYIRAMQAVGLAKVKKTPPKARLVEARPVDDNTLEAIIANRYDVMARYAKAVKSAFRQELEQLKEGRGAEYRILKPASKWFHRDEAKLAAPQRQQLASIVEQSKSLHTFVEMRRELAAIWGRSNLTREQLLQQLQAWCHRAEASGIQALHDFSLRLRRYA; from the coding sequence TTGTTCGACACTATTCTTGACTGGGCCGCCAATGGCCTTGCCAACTGGTCCTGGTGGGAGATCGTGATCTACACGCTGGTGATGACTCATATCACCATCTCGGGCGTCACCATCTTCCTGCATCGCTGCATGGCGCACCGATCGCTGGACTTGCATCCGATTGCTCAGCATTTCTTTCGCTTTTGGCTCTGGCTGACGACGGGCATGGTCACGCGCGAGTGGACAGCCATCCACCGCAAGCACCACGCCAAGTGCGAAACCGAGGACGATCCGCACAGCCCGCAGACCCGCGGCATCCGCAAGGTGTTGCTGGAGGGCGCCGAGCTGTATCGTGCCGAAGCCAAGAACAAGGAAACCATCGCCAAGTTCGGCCATGGCTGCCCCAACGACTGGGTCGAGCGCAATGTGTACTCGCGCTTCGGCTGGCAGGGCGTTGGCCTGATGCTGATCATCGACCTCGCACTGTTCGGCGTGATCGGCATGACGGTTTGGGCCGTGCAGATGCTGTGGATCCCGATCCACGCCGCCGGCATCATCAACGGCCTGGGTCACTGGTGGGGCTATCGCAACTACGATTGCGAGGACGCCTCGACCAATGTCTCGCCGTGGGGCCTGATCATCGGCGGTGAAGAACTGCACAACAACCACCACACGTACCCGACTTCAGCCAAGTTCTCGGTCAAATGGTACGAGTTCGACGTGGGTTGGGGTTATATCCGCGCCATGCAGGCCGTGGGCCTGGCCAAGGTGAAGAAGACGCCGCCCAAGGCTCGCCTCGTCGAAGCGCGTCCGGTCGACGACAACACGCTGGAAGCCATCATCGCGAATCGTTATGACGTGATGGCGCGCTATGCGAAGGCCGTGAAGAGCGCGTTCCGGCAGGAACTGGAGCAGCTCAAGGAAGGCCGCGGTGCCGAGTACCGTATCCTCAAACCGGCAAGCAAGTGGTTCCACCGCGACGAGGCCAAGCTGGCCGCGCCGCAGCGCCAGCAACTGGCCAGCATTGTCGAGCAGAGCAAGTCGCTGCACACGTTCGTGGAGATGCGACGTGAGCTTGCCGCCATCTGGGGCCGTTCCAACCTGACGCGCGAGCAGCTGCTGCAGCAACTGCAGGCCTGGTGCCATCGTGCCGAGGCCAGCGGCATCCAGGCGCTGCACGATTTTTCGCTGCGCCTGCGCCGCTACGCCTGA